In Vitis riparia cultivar Riparia Gloire de Montpellier isolate 1030 chromosome 19, EGFV_Vit.rip_1.0, whole genome shotgun sequence, the following proteins share a genomic window:
- the LOC117908299 gene encoding uncharacterized protein LOC117908299 produces MIEEEHASMANSHSSNGPVQNLSDDSSSCYYLHPSDNPGALLVSEIFIGENYIAWSRSMSIALTVKNKIAFVDGSLVQPITNDPHLRVAWLRANNLVLSWLMNSIAKEIRGSLLYFTNAFDIWEELKIRYLRSDGPRVFSLEKSLSSISQNSKSIIEYFSEFKALWDEYISYRPIPSCRCGNLNRCSCNILKDLTDRQQSDYVMKFLVGFTILIQQLEVNCYCNLLYHL; encoded by the coding sequence ATGATTGAGGAAGAACATGCTTCTATGGCTAACTCTCATTCATCAAATGGACCTGTACAGAATCTTTCAGACGATTCATCCAGCTGCTATTACTTACATCCATCTGATAATCCTGGTGCACTTCTGGTTTCCGAGATATTCATTGGTGAGAATTATATTGCATGGAGTCGATCTATGTCAATTGCTCTAacagtgaaaaataaaattgcatttgTTGATGGTTCTTTGGTTCAACCAATCACTAATGATCCTCATCTTCGTGTTGCTTGGCTAAGAGCAAATAATCTTGTCTTGTCTTGGCTAATGAATTCAATTGCCAAAGAAATCCGTGGTAGTCTTCTCTATTTCACAAATGCTTTTGATATCTGGGAGGAACTGAAAATCAGATATCTCAGAAGTGATGGACCAAGGGTTTTCTCCCTGGAAAAATCCTTAAGTTCCAtttctcaaaattccaaatctatCATTGAATATTTTAGTGAATTCAAGGCTTTATGGGATGAATACATTAGCTACCGTCCTATTCCCAGTTGCAGATGTGGGAACCTTAATCGTTGTTCTTGCAATATTTTGAAGGACTTGACTGATAGACAACAATCAGACTATGTAATGAAATTTCTTGTGGGCTTCACGATTCTTATTCAGCAATTAGAAGTCAATTGCTACTGCAATCTCCTTTACCATCTATGA